A region of the Roseiflexus sp. RS-1 genome:
AGGACCTTTCCTTGACGAGCGATTTTGTATTCCAAAGAAGCGCGTACATCTCGTAAGAAATCGAACTCGGCCCGAGTCTTCACGATAACGTCTTTGGCGATATTGAGTCCACTCAAGCAGCGGTGTCCCAGCACAGCGCGTTCGTAGTCCGACAAGTCGCTCTGTGTGACAATCACCATCACGTCCACGTCACTGTCTGCTGTTGGCGTTCCCCAGACATATGACCCAAACAGGATGACCTGCTCCGGTTGAAACAGTTCAACCAGTCGTCGTGTTATCTCTTGGAGTAAATCTTCGTTTATTGTTCTCAAGGGTTCGACCGCCATTTGTCCGCATCTTCCCGCGTGTGCCATAGTAAACGGATCGTTGTCCGCCCATTCCTGCCTGTGCTATGAGAGACGGACAGCTCACTCCGGGTATCACGCCGTGGCGTGTTCCGCGTTCCGTTGTCCGCCAGTGATCGCCGGGACGGGTTGAGACCGTGACACCGCATGTTCTGAAGCATTGGGTGTGACGAGACCACATCTTTTGCGGGAGTCGCGCAGTCTCTGGTGATAAGGGAGCATATCCCAACTCACAGGTGATGTCAAGGGATTTCCACATATGTCACCCCCAGTCAGTCGCCAAACCCGATCAGATGTGCAGCGCGCTCCGCTGCAACCTCTCCTCGATCCGCACCGAAACAGCGCGCTCCGCTCGCCGAAGCGACGCCTGTGGCGTTTGGCGGTGACCAGCATCACCTCATCACGCGCCAGGGCAGAGATGCAAAGGATCAGGCGATCCTGCCGCCGGGTCGTCTGCATGCCCTGCGCCATGCACCCGGTTGAACGGTATGCGGTTGATACGCGCAGAATCGCCACGCGGGCTTCCGCGAGGTCTGGCTTCCTGACATATGTGCGCAGACGTTGCCAGATGCCGGTTATGCCTGGGGATGGGAAAAGTCGTTCGTGGGTTCACCCCTTTGTTGCGCTACGGGTATGTCTTCCGCCTTCACCCTCAACGTCACAACGTCTGCGGAGGTTTTCGCGCGGCGGAAATACGCAGCAGCAGCCCGACCATCGCAAAGTTGATCAGCGTCGATGAGCCGCCGTAACTGACGAACGGCAACGTAATGCCGGTGAGCGGAATAAGGTGCGTCGCGCCGGCCATGATGATGAACGCCTGTGCAGCGATGGCGGTCGTCAGTCCAACGGCAAGCAGTTGCTGGAACCCATCACGCGCCTGCATTGCGATCAGGTACCCTTTGAGCGCGAAGATCGCGTAGCACACCGTCAGGGCGAATGTGCCCGCCAGCCCCAATTCCTCGCCGATTGCCACAAAAACAAAGTCGGTGTGACTCTCAGGAACCATGGTCGGGTCGCCCGCGCCGATGCCAGTTCCCGCCCAACCGCCGTTCGCCAGCGCGTGCAACGCGCGCACCATCTGGAAACCGATGCCGAACGGATCGGACCAGGGATCGATCCAGGCATTCAGACGCACGCGCACATGACTGAAGAGCGGGTAGAGCGCTGCTGCCCCAAGCGCGAATGCGAACAGTCCGACAGCGGCGTAGCGCGCCTGTCCGCTGACGACGTAGAGCATCGCCAGAAAGATCACGAAGAAGAGCAGCGCTGCGCCCAGGTCCTTCTGGACGATGATCAAACCAATCGTCGCCCCCCACATGATCACAATTGGCGCCAGGTACGGGAGTGGCGGCAGTTTCAGCGGACCAAGCCAGTAGACGCCGCGCCCGATCAGTTCGCGGTGGTCATCGAGGTAGGTGGCCAGGTAGATCACCAGCAGCACCTTCAGCAATTCAACCGGTTGCAACTGGAAGAACCCCAGGCTGAGCCAGAGACGCGCGCCGTTGCGTTCCACGCCGAAGAGCGCAGTGATCGCCACCAGCGCCAGACCCAGGAAGAGCCAGGTGTAGCGGTAGTGCTTGAGCCATTGCAGGCGCCAGGGAACGAAACTTGCCAGCGTGAGCACGGCTGCGCCGCCAAAGATCCAGATCACCTGTTTGAGGGCAATGCCGCTGTACACCTCGCCGTAGCGCTGTACCAGGTCCGGTTCCAGGCGACGCGCCATGATCATGCCGATGCCTGCCAGCAGTGCAGCGATCGGCAAGACCATCTGATCCTCGCCCCAGTCGCGCAGCGCAAGCGCCAGACTGATGGTGAGAAAAAGACCGGCGAAAGCGCAGATGATCGTCAGATCGACCCAGCGCACCCGACCGCTGGCGGTTGCGATCAGTGCGCCCAGGCTGACCGCAACGAATAGAAATGCGGTGATCAGGAGTTCGAGTTCGCGCACCCGACTGCCGAGCCGCGTGCGCAGGCGTGTGATCGTCGCCATTGCCGGTCCCTATCTCTCCAGTTCAATGCCGTAGGCGGCTGCAATTGCGTCGATCTGTCGCAGCGCCTCACGAGTCAACTCCGATGGCAGTTTGCCGCTCCGTTCCGCTTCGGTCAGATCGCGCCGAAGTTCGCGCAATTTGTCGCGCGCGCGCCGACTGTTGCCTTTGCCGATCTCGCGTTCGAACTCGTCCAGGGTGCGGAGCCACTTCTGTGCATCTTTTCCGGTGCGTCGGTCACCCGTCATCGGTTGCAGCAGGGCGCGCAGGTTGACGAGTGCATCGCCTGTAGCTGCTGGCGGCGCTGGTGGCGGCGGCGGCGGCGCGTCGGTGGGGGCGGGTGCGGTCGGCGGGGCTATCGGAGGCGCTTCCGTCGGCGCTATGGCGGTAGCAGGGGCGGCTGTCGGCGCGGGGAGCGCGGCGCTCTCATCACCTGCGGCGGATGGCGTCGCGGCGACAACAGGCGTCATCGGCGCGGCGACGCCGTCCTGCCCGGCGGGAGATGCGCCGCTGCGCATCGCCAGGATGGCGCCGACGATCAGCAGGAACGCGAACAGCCCGCCCAGCAGCGGCAGCAGCGATATGCTGCGACCGCGCGTTGCTTTCCCAGATGCGCCGGTAGAATCCGGCAGCAGCGGATCGTCGTGGTGCGACCCGGATGCAGGTTGCGGCGTTGCAGCGCCGGGTTGCCACGCAACCGTTGCCTGGCGATGGATGTCGGTGGTGGCAACCGGTGAAGAGCGCAGCGCTGCTGCATTTGCGCTCGCGAATGCGCGTTCCAGTGCATTGGCGAACTGCTCCGCCCGCTCGAACCGCGCCGTCGGGTCTTTCGCCAGCGCGCGCAGCACCACCGCTTCGACGGCGGGCGGGATGTCGGGACGCAGCGCGCGCAGGGGCGGCGGCGGCGTCTGAATATGCTGGATAGCGATACTCATTGGCGTATCGCCATCGAACGGAAGCCGCCCCGCCAGCATCTCGAACACCACCACCCCCAGGCTGTACAGATCGCTGGCGGGCGTCACCGGCAACCCCTGCGCCTGTTCAGGCGACAGATACCCCGGCGTGCCCACGACCATCCCGACCTGCGTCTGTTGAGACGGCGCCAGGGTGCTGCGGGCAATGCCGAAATCGGTCAATACCAGTGCTCCAAGCGCGTTCCACATGGCGTTGGCAGGCTTTACATCGCGGTGGATGACCCCGGCGGCATGCGCAGCGTCCAGGGCAGCGGCGAGTTGACGGGTGATTGCAACCACGTCGTCGGGCGGAAGAGGTTGACCGCTGCGCACAGCGTCAACGATCCGCTGTTCGAGCGTCGGTCCCGGCAACAGTTCCTGAACCATGTACGGTGTTCCGCTGTGGACGCCAAAATCGTAGATCTGGACGATATTGGGGTGGCGCAGATTGGCGATCAGGCGCGCTTCCTGCCGGAACCGCTCAACGAAGCCAGGATGGGCGCGCGCCTCTTCCGACAGGATTTTGATCGCTACAGCGCGCCCCAGGTTGTGATCGATCCCACGGTAGACGGTCGCCATCCCGCCTCTGCCGATCAGCGCCTGAATCTCATAGTTGCCGATGGTTGTTCCGATCAGGTCGAGCGGTGTGGTCATACATTACGACATGATGAAATGCGCCTGTACGCTCTCACTTTACCATGGAAAGAACGACACAGCGCTGCGCTTCTGTTACAATTTTGATACGCTTTGGTTAAGCACGAAAGGAGCGCGCCGGTGCGTGCCGTCTTCTCGCTTCCAACCGACGTTGCGCCGCGTGGTCTTCCGCCGGTGGCGGAGACGTTGCCGCCCGCGATTGAGCGACTGATTCGTGAGATCAACCCGGAGAAGATCATTCTGTTCGGTTCGTATGCGTATGGTCGCCCCACGCCCGATAGCGACGTAGACCTGCTGGTTGTTGTGCGATCCGATGAACCATATCGTACACGCTATATGCGCGTAGCAATGGCGCTATATCCGCGCCTTTTTCCTCTCGATCTGATCGTAAAGACGCCGGAGGAGATCGACGAAGCGTTGCAAACATGTTCTCCTTTCCTGCAAGAGATTTACACGCGGGGAATCTGTCTGTATGAACGAAAGTAACCCGCTGGATTGGGCGGCGAAGGCTGAAAGTGACCTCGATATGGCGCGTCGTGCATTGCGCGGCAAGATCAAACGCACCGATGCGGCAGTGTTCCACGCGCAACAATGCGCTGAAAAGTATTTCAAAGCTCTGTTAGTCGCCGGAGGTGTTGCATTTCCGCGAACACACGACTTGATCATCTTGAATCATCTTTGCTTGAGTAATGGCGTTTCGACCAATTTTGATGCACAACAGCTCGAATTTCTCTCGGGATTTGCTGTGCTTGCGCGTTATCCAGGCAGGGAACCCTCGTTCGAAGAGGCTCGCGAAGCCATTGCCATCGCCAGAAGCGTTCGTGCATTCGCGCGCCGCCGGTTGGGGGTGAAATAATATACAACGTTGAACGTTGAAGGTTGAACGTTGAACGTTCAACCTTCAACCACCCGCGCCAGGCACTGACCGGTGTACGATCCTGGCGTTCGCGCGACCTGTTCAGGCGTGCCGACGGCGACAACACGCCCGCCCTCCTCGCCTCCCTCCGGTCCCAGGTCGATCACCCAATCGGCGCATTTGATCACATCGAGATGGTGTTCGATCACCAGAACGGTGTTTCCCGCGTCCACCAGGCGCTGCAAGACGCGCAGCAACCGGTCAACATCAGCGACGTGCAGGCCGGTCGTCGGTTCATCGAGGATGTAGAGGGTGCGCCCGGTGGCGCGCCGACTCAGTTCGGTCGCCAGTTTGATGCGTTGCGCCTCACCGCCGGAGAGGGTGGTCGCAGGTTGACCCAGGCGAATATACCCTAACCCGACGTCGATCAGGGTTTGCAACTTTTCGGCGATGGATGGGACACGCTCGAAAAATGCCGCCGCTTCTTCAACCGTCATGTCGAGCACTTCGGCGATGTTCTTGCCCCGGTAACGAATGTCGAGCGTTTCACGGTTGTAGCGCGCGCCGTGACAGACATCGCAGGTGACGTACAGATCGGGAAGGAACTGCATTTCGATCTGCATCAATCCTTCGCCGTTGCAGTGCTCGCACCGTCCTCCGGGAATGTTGAACGAGAAACGACTGGCATCATAGCCGCGCGCGCGCGCTTCAGGCGTTTGCGCGAACAATTTGCGGATCGGGTCGAACGCCTTGGTGTAGGTGACCGGGTTGGAGCGTGGCGTGCGCCCGATGGGCGACTGGTCGATGTCGATCACCTTATCGATCTGTTCGATGCCATAGATTGCGTCGTGGGCGCCGGGGCGCGCGCGCGCGCCATGGAGCGCCTGCGCCAGCCGCGGGTAGAGGGTGTCGTTGATCAGGGTCGATTTGCCAGACCCGCTGACGCCGGTGACTGCCACCAGACATCCCAGCGGGATGGCGACGTCGATGTTCTTCAGGTTGTGCTCGCGCGCTCCCCTGATCATCAGGAATGCGCCGTTGCCGGGTCGTCGGCGGCGTGGCACGGCAATCGTGCGTTTGCCGGAGAGGTACTGTCCGGTAAGTGAGCGCGGCTCTGCCAGCACTGCATCGAGCGGACCGCTGACGATCACCTCGCCGCCGCGCTCTCCCGCACCGGGACCAATGTCAACGATCCAGTCGGCTGCGCGAATGATCTCTTCGTCGTGTTCAACAACCAGCACGCTGTTGCCCAGGTCGCGCAGTTGACGCAACGTGTTGAGCAGGCGCGCCGTATCACGTGGGTGTAACCCGATGCTCGGCTCGTCCAGCACATAGAGCGCACCGCTCAGCCCGGCGCCGATCTGCGTCGCCAGGCGAATGCGCTGCGCCTCGCCGCCAGCAAGGGTCGTCGCAGTGCGGTCAAGCGTGAGATACCCCAGCCCGACTTCATTTAGAAACCGGAGTCGGGCGCAGATGTCATTCAGGATTGGCGCCGCGATCTGACATTCGCGCACCGTAAGAGCATAGATGGACGAGCGCAGGTCGCTTTCGCGCGTCTCACGCCAGCGGGCGACCACCTCGTCAACGTCGGCAGCCAGTGTTTTCGCCCACGACCACGCTTCAGCGACAGGGAGCGCCGCCACCTGCGCAATCGTGTATCCGGCGACGGTGACGGCGAGCAGTTCGGGACGCAGTCGCGCGCCGTTGCATGCCGGGCATGTGCGCGGGGTCATAAACTGCTCAATCTGTGCGCGTTCGGTTTCATCGGTGCATTCCGCCAGACGACGGCGCAGACCGGGGATAACCCCCTCGAACGGCGCCTCAACCATGCGCTCTTCGCCGCGTATGTGGTAACGGAGTGGCATCACATCGCCGTTAGAACCGTAGAGCAGCGTAGCGATCACCTCCGGGCGCAGATCGCGCACTGGTGTGTGCAGTGAAAAACCGAGGTGCCCGGCGAGTGATGTCAGCAGATCGTCGAAGTAGCGGCGCTGCGCGCGACTGACGTTCGACCAGGGCGCGACGGCGCCTTCCGCAAGTGAACGGGATCGGTCGGGGATCACCAGTTCAGGGTCGAACTCCAGCACGCTTCCCAGACCATCACAGGCAGGGCAGGCGCCCGATGGATTGTTGAATGAAAAATCGCGCGGTTCGAGCGCCCCGATGGAAGCCGGTCCGTGCACCGGGCAGGCGTAACGCTGCGACAGAGTGAGTTCATCACCGCCGACGATCTGGACGATCACCACGCCGCCGCCGACCCGCAGCGCCGTTTCGACCGAATCGGCGACGCGCACGCGAAACTGCGTCTGTTGCTGCGAGGGATCGGCTGATGGAATGACCAGCCGGTCCACAACGACCTCGATCGTATGCGGACGATGACGGTCAAGGCGCAGGTCGTCGCCAAGATCGCGCACCTCGCCATCGACGCGCACACGGACGAACCCCTGCTTGCGCACCTGATCGAAGAGGGTCTGATGGTCGCCCTTCTGATCGCGAACGAGGGGCGCAAGCAGCAGCACGCGGCTGCCACCCGGCAGACCGAGGATCGTATCGATCATCTGTTGCGCCGACTGGCGCGTGAGCGGACGACCGCAGTGGATGCAGTGCGGTCGTCCAATCCGGGCAAACAGCAGTCGCAGATAATCGTAGATTTCGGTAATGGTGCCGACGGTTGAGCGCGGATTGCGCGCCAGCCCTTTCTGATCGATGGCAATGGCAGGCGACAATCCTTCGATGGCGTCAACGTCCGGCTTGTCGATCTGACCAAGGAACTGGCGGGCATAGGCGGAAAGCGATTCGACATAGCGACGCTGACCTTCGGCAAAAATCGTATCGAACGCCAGCGACGACTTGCCGGAGCCGGAGAGACCGGTGATCACCACCAGCGCATTGCGCGGCATGGCGACCGTGATATTCTTAAGATTATGGACGCGCGCCCCGCGCACCACGATCCGATCAGCAGACATAGCACTCGCGCCAAGACACAGGATCAGACGTGGGATGGTAGCACGGAACCGCGCAGCGATCAATGCCGCCTAGGCGAACTTTTCGCCACGCACCACCTGCACATCGCTTACATAGGCAATGACGGCATAGTTGGGAAAATAATGGTCTGCCATCGCATCCATAATGCGGTCGGCGACTTCAGGCGAGACCAGCGTTTCGATCTTGATATTGCCGCCCTGCCACTGACTGGCGTGAATCCCGCGCGTACCCTCGCCGTGCACCTCGGAGATGGTGTAGCCATGCGCGCCAAGCGCATGGATTTCGTGGATCAACCGATCCTTCAGCACCGGTTCGGCGATGATCGTCACCAATCGTACTGTCGTCAGTTTCATACACTCGCTCCTTTCAATGCACTCCATCGTGCCGCATCACATCCGTCCGAGCGTCGCGCCCAGCCAGCGTGCATATTCATAATACAACGGCAAGCCAAGAATGAGATTCACCGGGAGGGTAATGCCAAGCGATGATGTCAGATAAATGCTCGGATTCGCCTGCGGGAACGTGGCGCGCACGGCGGCTGGAGCGTCGATGTACGATGAACTTGCGGTAATGACTCCCAGAATGAAGGCGCCGTTAGGAGAAAGCCCCGCAAGCAGACCGAGCGACACGCCGATAATACCGTGGATCAGCGGCATGACCGTTCCAAAGACCGCCATAAACGGACCGACTTTGACAAAATCGCGCAACTGCCGACCGGCGAGCATGCCCATTTCGATCAGGAAGAAGACCAGCACACCGCGGAAGAGATCGCCGTAGAGCGGCTTGATGCGCGCAAACCCCTGCTCGCCGATAATCATGCCGATCAGCAGCCCGCCAAGCAGCAACACCACACTGCGCCCGGTGAGCGTATCACGGATGACCCGACCAAGATCGCTCTGTTGCGCCTGACTCACCCCCAGGCGCCAGCGGCCGATGAAGAGCGCCACAATGATGCCCCACTCCATCAGCGCCGCCAGCGCCGGGATGAACGCCTCGAATGTGTTCTGCCCTTCCGGCAGACGCTCGACAAACGAGATTCCAGCAACAAAGGTGACCGATGAGACCGAACCGTAATGCGCTGCAATGCCGGCGGCGTTGGGAATGTCGAACCTGCCGGGACCGCGCAGGATCAGAAGCACCAGGTCGGCACGGCGATTGCCAGAGCGATCGTTGCCAGCGCTGGCAGGATGAACGCGGACAGCGGTGTTCCTGCCAGTTCGACACCGCCATTCAAGCCGATTGAGAACAGGAGATAGACCGAAATGGCCTTGATGACCGGTTCGGGAATCTCGACTTCGCTCCTGATCAGCGTTGCAACAATGCCCAACACGAATGCCAGCACCAGCGGCGACAGCAGGTTGCTGCGGATGATCTCGACCGTATCCATACTCCCCTCAAAGATATATAAAGATAAAACGGACATCTCAGAATATATCAAAAAGCGCTATTTGCGTCAATATAGAGATTACAAAGATATAAAAAGACTATACCTTTAACGGATCAGGTTCCATCGAATGACGGGGAGGCATCAATCGGTATCGCGGCGCAGCATATATCCCTGGCCACGCACGGCGATCAATTTGCGGGGATGTTTGGGGTCGGGTTCGATCTTGTCGCGGATGCGCTCGATAATCTTCTGCAGCGCACTGTCAGACGGCGGGGAGACGGGCCAGATAGCGCGTTTGACTTCATCGCGGGTGCAGACGCGCCCGGCGTTTTCGCGCAGGAACGCATAGACCTCCCCTTCGAGGTGGGTAAAGGCGGGCGGCGTTGCCGGCGCTGCGGCGGGCGGCGGTGGAAGCGACGTCGAGGGCCTGTCCGGTTGATCCGACAGCGCCTGGGCGAAGATGGTCGAAGCGATACGCCAGCCGTGCCGGTCGCGCTGCGCCAGCCCACGGGCGTGGAGCGCCTCGAAGATCGCAGCCTCGTCGGGGGTTGGCGCACGGTTCTGATCGATCAGCGACTGGCGCGCGTCGACGGACGCTGTATGCGTCTCGGTCAACTCGCGCCACCAGGAGCGGCAGAGCGGGCGCGCCTCTTCGATGGCGGCGCGTTCGACGTCATCGGGGCTGCCGGTCGGATGGAGCCGCCACTCGTACACGTGCGCGGCGGCGATCAGGATCAACGTCAGATTGGCGCCGCCAAGCCGTCGGATCCAGGCGCGATCAGCGTCATTCAACTCTGGCGCACGTCCGAGCAGCGCAGCAATGTCGGCGTCATCAAGCCCCCCAATGAACAGCTCGCTGGCGAACAACCCCCAGAAGGAGGACGGCTCGCGTAACTCGCTCACCGGGTAGAGACGACTCAATGGTGTACTGGAAGTGACGACATAAGCGACACGATCGCCAATGTCGGGGTCCTGCGTCAGCGAGCGCAGGAAACTTGCCGTGTGGCGCGGCAGGCGCGCGATGCCTTCCACATTGTCAATCAGGAAAATGAAGGTGTGATCCCCCGTGCGACGGATGATGTCTTCGACCGTGCACTTAAGAGCATACACCGTATCAACAATGGCCGCTTCGGCGATGCCCTGATCGGGAAGGGTGGGGAGATCGTCGGGCAGGGCGAGCGCCTGCGCTGTGGCGCGCGCCAGATCACGCCAGAAATAGAGGGCGCCGTGGCTCTGAGAAGCGCCGAGATCGGCATAGGGACCCGCGTTGACGTAGGGGAAGACAAACCGTGTCGCGTCGGCGCAGATTGGGCGTGCTGCCGTCGAACTGCGCAGGTAGTAGAGCAGCGAAGTCTTCCCGCTCCGCGCATCGCCAACCACGGCGCAGCACTGCGGCGGCGCAGCCGTCAGACGCTCGCAGACTGCGTCGATGAGACTGCGCCGCCCGATAAAGAGACGAGGATCGATCACCGGTTTGCGGTTGCCGAATGGGTTCATACGCACGCCTGCGTTCTGCGACATTGCTGACAATAACTATACCACACTTCACGCAGGCGTGTCGATATATCGACTTCAGAAGACCAGCGTTGTTGCGCCGATGCAGAAATCCGCCATTTCTGCGATGCTCAGCACACGCACGCCTGGGAGCAGACCCTGATCGACGCTGAGCCAGTAGCGCTGGAGGCATGGCTGCGACAGGTACAACGTTCCGCCTGCTTTACGATACGCATCGCGCACTTCGCGCAACGGCGGGTATCCTGCTTCGTGCAGAGTGGCAGCCCAACCTTCCGCCGTTGCACACAACACTCCTTCACCGCGCAGTAGTACTGCTGCGTGACGTCCAGCAGTCAGCGCGGCGCTTGCCGTCAGAAATCCCAGGGTGACGGCGCCGGGATCACGCCCGGCATGGGTGATGATGATGACCAGTCGCGGCGCGGTCGTCATATCGGATCAGCATTCCTCCCATTGCAAACCGCCAATATACCTGTGCGTCACCTTACCGCTCGCGTCGAGCGCAAACAGGTAGAGCCAGCCGTTGTCGAGCAACTGCCGCACCTGCTCGTGCCTGGCAATAATTGCGGTCATAGCGTCGATCGGCGCTTCGATCATAACGTGCAGCCGCATCGGCTCGTGCACATACTTTTCGCCGTCGTGCACCGATTGCCACGGCAGTCCGACGCGCAGATCGCCAGCGTTGCCTTCGAGCACGCCGAGCGTTCCGACGACATTGTGCAGCGTCTTGTTGCCGCTGCCGAAGACCCGGTTATCCACCGTCGAACCGTAGTACTGGAGATTGATCCAGCTGGCGACGATCATCGGCGCCGTCATGATGAGTTCCAGCACGCCGAAGCCTTCGTCCTGCCGCCATTCGTAGGAATGCAGGAAGGAACGTCCATTCATCACCACCCCTGCATTACGATCGCGCGGGGCGACGATAAACGCTGCACACCCTGCCAGCCCCCATTCCGGGCGCACCTGCGACCAGTCTTTGCTCCGGCGACGAACCGCGCTATCGATATCCGTCTTTGTGCCGATTTTCAAGAGCATTGATCGCTCCGCGCGCGCCAGCCGTCCGGCTGCGGCAAGATCAGCTTCGAGCCGCTTGAGGTCGGCAGTATGACTCGCCGGAATATGGGCTTTGTCGAAAATCGTCACATCATCGGTGGTGGTGTCGTGCAGACCGGCCAGGAACACGGTGTCATCGGGGATGATGAGACCACGCTCTTTCAAGCCGGCACGCACGGCGGGATCGTTCAGAATCCGCACCGCCACCCGCACATTCGCCTCGCCGGTATGTCCGCCGCATGCACCGCAGTCCAGACCGGTTGCATGGGGGTTGTTGACGGTCGTTGAGCCATGCCCGGTCAGCAACACCAGACGTGCGAAGTTGTTCGTCAGCGACATCGCTTTGAGCGCCCCTTCGGCGGCTGCCACCCGCTGTTCCAGCGTCATGCCGGTTGTGCGCCCTCCAAGGGTACGCGGTTCGAGACTGGGCGCGACGCGCTCGCGCGTGTGCGCATCCAGCCCAAACGTTGCCGGATGTGGCACAGGACGGGTGATCCCCAACGTATCCAGCGCCAGCTTCCGCACGTATGCCAGACCGACCGGACCGACGAACCCGAAGCAGGAGATTGGTGCGAACTTGAACATTCGCCAGGCTTTGGCAACCCGCTGGTTCTGTGCGCGTTTCTCGATAGCGGCGTTCACGTCGCGCTCAGACGCGCCGTCGACCGATTCGGCAATAACGAACTGCGGCGTCAACAGAACCGGGCACTGCGCGCCGCCGCGGGTCTCTGCCAGCGGCACATACTCGATCGGGAAGCCGAAGAACCCTGCGAAACCGATCGTCTCAATCTCGTCGGTCACCGTCTCAAGCGCGCGCCGGAAAATTTCAGAGCGCACATCGATGCAAAATGCCGCCTGCACCCGCTTGCGTGCAGCGACTCTGGCCGGCGTCGTTGCGCCGAGCTGTGCAAAAAACTGACGCTGATAGGCTTTCTCAAAGGCTCGCTGGAGCAGGAGATCACCGGCGAGCGCGCGCTGGAGCGCCGGGTCAGGGCGATCGTTGACATATTCGCCTGCCATTGAGCGCCATACGTCAGCCACTCCCTTGCGCGCGAAGCTGTGCCAGAGCGCCACTTCCCAGACCAGCCGGATCGCCAGCAGATCGGTCAGCGTGTGGTCTTCACCGCCGTAGAGTTCGGCGTCCCAGCGAAGATAGCGGGCATACGCCGCCCATCCGTGAATGCTCAACAGGAGTCGGTGCAGATATGCTTCAAGCCCATTGATCGGAATGTTCAACTTCTCCACTGCGGCGACAATGGTCTCCATTGCCGATTCCGGCATTTCGCGCAACGCCTGACGAAAGCCATGCACGCCGCGCGTCTGTGGTGTGCGGTCGTGCGCAGCCTCGGCGCGCCACGCAGCATACGGCGGCAGATGTTTCCACGGCGACCGCCAGTAGGACTGACCCAGGTCGAAATAAGCGCCAGCCCAGGTTGAGATCAGGTCGGTTACGACATCAGCCCAGTTGATGCCGGTCACCTTGCGGGCTGCATCGGCGACCGTCGGCAGGATCGGGAACGTCGGCTCCGGCTCATCGCCCAGGGCGAACGCCTTGAGCGCCGCCACGTTTGCGGGAGCGCCGGGAAATGGGCTTCCCCCGGCTAATGCCGCTTCGAGATCCGCATCGGTGATGCGGCCGCTCCGGATCGCCTGCGCGTAGAAGGAGCGCGGGGCCGTCATCCGCGCACCCGCCCGCCGTGCCAGGATGTAAGCGGCAGACTCGAAGGAATGATCGATCAATCCCAGGTATGGATTGACGGCGACAAAATAGCGCAG
Encoded here:
- a CDS encoding FtsW/RodA/SpoVE family cell cycle protein, which produces MATITRLRTRLGSRVRELELLITAFLFVAVSLGALIATASGRVRWVDLTIICAFAGLFLTISLALALRDWGEDQMVLPIAALLAGIGMIMARRLEPDLVQRYGEVYSGIALKQVIWIFGGAAVLTLASFVPWRLQWLKHYRYTWLFLGLALVAITALFGVERNGARLWLSLGFFQLQPVELLKVLLVIYLATYLDDHRELIGRGVYWLGPLKLPPLPYLAPIVIMWGATIGLIIVQKDLGAALLFFVIFLAMLYVVSGQARYAAVGLFAFALGAAALYPLFSHVRVRLNAWIDPWSDPFGIGFQMVRALHALANGGWAGTGIGAGDPTMVPESHTDFVFVAIGEELGLAGTFALTVCYAIFALKGYLIAMQARDGFQQLLAVGLTTAIAAQAFIIMAGATHLIPLTGITLPFVSYGGSSTLINFAMVGLLLRISAARKPPQTL
- a CDS encoding nucleotidyltransferase domain-containing protein, which produces MAVEPLRTINEDLLQEITRRLVELFQPEQVILFGSYVWGTPTADSDVDVMVIVTQSDLSDYERAVLGHRCLSGLNIAKDVIVKTRAEFDFLRDVRASLEYKIARQGKVLYDRRQSSTRAGLAHQSAA
- a CDS encoding nucleotidyltransferase domain-containing protein is translated as MRAVFSLPTDVAPRGLPPVAETLPPAIERLIREINPEKIILFGSYAYGRPTPDSDVDLLVVVRSDEPYRTRYMRVAMALYPRLFPLDLIVKTPEEIDEALQTCSPFLQEIYTRGICLYERK
- a CDS encoding HEPN domain-containing protein, coding for MNESNPLDWAAKAESDLDMARRALRGKIKRTDAAVFHAQQCAEKYFKALLVAGGVAFPRTHDLIILNHLCLSNGVSTNFDAQQLEFLSGFAVLARYPGREPSFEEAREAIAIARSVRAFARRRLGVK
- a CDS encoding serine/threonine-protein kinase, which gives rise to MTTPLDLIGTTIGNYEIQALIGRGGMATVYRGIDHNLGRAVAIKILSEEARAHPGFVERFRQEARLIANLRHPNIVQIYDFGVHSGTPYMVQELLPGPTLEQRIVDAVRSGQPLPPDDVVAITRQLAAALDAAHAAGVIHRDVKPANAMWNALGALVLTDFGIARSTLAPSQQTQVGMVVGTPGYLSPEQAQGLPVTPASDLYSLGVVVFEMLAGRLPFDGDTPMSIAIQHIQTPPPPLRALRPDIPPAVEAVVLRALAKDPTARFERAEQFANALERAFASANAAALRSSPVATTDIHRQATVAWQPGAATPQPASGSHHDDPLLPDSTGASGKATRGRSISLLPLLGGLFAFLLIVGAILAMRSGASPAGQDGVAAPMTPVVAATPSAAGDESAALPAPTAAPATAIAPTEAPPIAPPTAPAPTDAPPPPPPAPPAATGDALVNLRALLQPMTGDRRTGKDAQKWLRTLDEFEREIGKGNSRRARDKLRELRRDLTEAERSGKLPSELTREALRQIDAIAAAYGIELER